In Cicer arietinum cultivar CDC Frontier isolate Library 1 chromosome 7, Cicar.CDCFrontier_v2.0, whole genome shotgun sequence, a single window of DNA contains:
- the LOC101494364 gene encoding hydroquinone glucosyltransferase, which produces MNKKTCIAMVPCPGLSHLIPLVEFAKLLVHNHIQFHVTFLVPTFGPLSSSMQDILYSLPPNIDFILLPQVKNLPPNLEPASQMKLIVKNSVPFLIEEVESLISKTHLVSLVFGVFSTDVHEVAKQFNLSSYIFYASGAVSLSFLHTLPNLDEKLSSEVKSLESAYETLNIPGSVIPYHIKDIPDPLLCERSSDVYKLFLEVCTEFSLVDGVIINTFTDLEPEVIRVLQEKKKPFVYPVGPIIRKESNNNKDNILMCLKWLENQPPSSVIYVCFGSGGTLSHEQFNELAFGLELSGCKFLWVVRVPSNDVSSAYFVGKKEDPLEYLPNGFLERTKDKGLVVPSWAPQVEILGHESIGGFLSHCGWSSTLESVVNGVPMIAWPLFAEQRMNARELVDVLKVGVRAKVDDENGIVKRDEVVKAIKRIKEGDESLEIKNRIKELSVSAANALREHGSSKKALSDLALRWHI; this is translated from the coding sequence ATGAACAAAAAAACATGCATTGCTATGGTTCCTTGTCCTGGACTTAGCCATTTAATTCCACTTGTTGAATTTGCAAAACTATTAGTCCATAACCATATTCAATTTCATGTCACATTCCTTGTTCCCACGTTTGGTCCATTATCCTCTTCCATGCAAGACATTTTATATTCTCTTCCACCAAACATTGATTTTATTCTTCTTCCTCAAGTAAAGAATCTTCCACCAAATCTTGAACCTGCATCACAAATGAAACTCATTGTTAAAAACTCTGTTCCGTTTCTCATTGAAGAAGTGGAATCACTCATTTCTAAAACTCACCTTGTTTCTTTAGTCTTTGGTGTATTTTCAACTGATGTACATGAAGTTGCTAAACAATTCAACCTTTCTTCTTACATTTTCTATGCTTCAGGAGCTGTTTCATTGTCATTCCTTCACACTCTTCCAAATCTTGATGAAAAACTTTCCTCTGAGGTAAAGTCCTTAGAATCAGCTTATGAAACTTTGAATATTCCAGGTAGTGTTATCCCTTATCACATCAAAGATATTCCAGATCCACTTTTATGTGAAAGATCAAGTgatgtatacaaattatttcTTGAAGTGTGTACAGAATTTTCATTAGTTGATGGTGTTATAATCAACACTTTCACTGATTTGGAACCAGAGGTCATAAGGGTTCTTCAAGAAAAAAAGAAACCTTTTGTTTATCCTGTGGGACCCATCATTAGAAAAgagtcaaataataataaagataacaTTTTGATGTGTTTAAAGTGGTTGGAGAATCAACCACCAAGTTCTgttatttatgtttgttttgGGAGTGGTGGGACCCTATCTCATGAACAATTCAATGAATTAGCATTTGGATTAGAATTGAGTGGTTGCAAGTTTTTGTGGGTTGTGAGAGTTCCAAGTAATGATGTTAGTTCTGCTTATTTTGTTGGAAAAAAAGAGGATCCATTGGAGTATTTACCAAATGGTTTTTTGGAAAGAACCAAAGACAAAGGGTTAGTGGTTCCATCATGGGCCCCACAAGTTGAGATTCTTGGTCATGAATCAATTGGTGGATTTTTGAGTCATTGTGGTTGGAGTTCAACTTTGGAGAGTGTGGTTAATGGTGTGCCTATGATTGCATGGCCATTGTTTGCAGAACAAAGAATGAATGCTAGAGAACTTGTTGATGTGTTAAAAGTGGGTGTGAGGGCAAAAGTTGATGATGAAAATGGGATAGTGAAAAGAGATGAAGTTGTTAAAGCTATAAAGAGAATAAAGGAAGGTGATGAAAGTTTGGAAATAAAGAACAGAATTAAAGAATTGAGTGTTTCTGCTGCTAATGCACTAAGGGAACATGGTTCTTCTAAGAAGGCACTTTCTGATTTAGCACTGAGATGGCATATATAA